The Aphis gossypii isolate Hap1 chromosome 3, ASM2018417v2, whole genome shotgun sequence genome includes a region encoding these proteins:
- the LOC114126509 gene encoding uncharacterized protein LOC114126509 isoform X3, which translates to MSTEVDEGVTTKVDEVDGSAATGNTAAKEELTNVDVLVCGLCHIGFHFVEEFQEHKLGGTCKKVSAYRDQKQKEEKKKPPILGFLLWKNSQTKQIAENEESWKVYQMWCMLPEGVKESWIEAGKIINTCDELAKSIPDKIIKIEPSTSNGNLDEPPPSMKPSGEFPSGQEFVVERVVARRFNQKKKQFEYLLKWEGYPPEQNTWEPADNMSACTHLIKQYEDTLLKNGSISNSGKRAGPGRPRKIEQIQNMGVVKPKVSSQAQVEQVGIAGRPVRSSKQKALDQVKYWCGTMKATEEVVESKPTQPNILKRDYLMLEDEEEDEDTPVLKKKYFHPDSEDEDWDDPSLHKSNASISENEEPNSNLGKITIRSQLTMEERIKYNVSRSITRTSVFPVVKREERIKKIKTHLSHFNNYHRNSDIGFLQISPHLTQVTVASSKGLVKLETNQVPLSGIYLYSNNEGYTRLNVSDKTQSMMFMMKNRDDPRKGKVVYADGAQALQPPKKTLDLSKAREAVHQSSPLMKSYAKKPFVPPTKIQAAVKPRPFLHKVAAANPEFEKSLLQKHQGSPGMKTHNNKMTFVPHMIRPNPNNRVVQQDVSIPPNSPNRPLTLCPTTGKRLMKAEGEKTPEPTPPSSPKTMITIDESLMGRQHDNSSLPTIIKLEPGSGHLGNQNPMMSIGEPEKVNINRTPQMQHHQARQSFVNYKDIPTASNSGLRMKKTNSRPNNNSNKSLHVSSGITKSHSSLNVPARKIQQKQQQQQQQQQQQQQQQQQQQQHHEQQITQAFPGQQAILTDESGRLLLSAEDAESMITITGEDGMLYQVSAAQIAASGGAVLLGGNEGEGSQCVYLTEDGNSMIQTNQTQEGMLALDDFGNTVGQLMPHQLDLGNLVTDDAGNMYMKDNETGQYVPVSATEQGGQVVIQTNENFVQEPQVIQEESDQLVAQIVDAGEPNPAGGPRRVVLQLPDGNLMVTEMDEEQFAALDMDK; encoded by the exons atgaGTACTGAAGTAGATGAAGGAGTAACTACAAAAGTTGATGAAGTGGACGGATCTGCCGCAACTGGTAAtacag cTGCTAAAGAAGAGCTTACCAATGTTGATGTGTTAGTATGTGGCTTATGCCATATAGGATTTCATTTTGTAGAAGAATTTCAAGAACATAAACTAGGAGGAACATGTAAAAAAGTATCTGCATATCGAGATCAAAAGCAAAAG gaGGAAAAGAAAAAACCACCGATTCTTGGATTTTTACTATGGAAAAACTCTCAAACTaaacaaatag ccGAAAATGAAGAATCATGGAAAGTGTATCAAATGTGGTGCATGCTACCCGAAGGTGTAAAAGAAAGTTGGATAGAAGCtggcaaaattattaatacttgtgATGAGTTAGCTAAAAGTATTCCTGATAAG attattaaaattgaaccaAGTACATCAAACGGCAATTTAGATGAACCGCCACCGAGTATGAAACCTAGTGGGGAATTTCCTTCAGGCCAAGAGTTTGTAGTTGAAAGAGTTGTTGCACGCCGttttaatcagaaaaaaaaacaatttgaatatttattgaaatgggAAGGTTATCCTCCTGAACAGAATACTTGGGAGCCAGCAGATAATATGAGCGCTTGTACCCatcttataaaacaatacgaggatacattattaaaaaatggttcTATTTCTAACTCTGGAAAGAGGGCTGGACCTGGACGCCCACGAAAGATTGAACAGATCCAAAATATGGGGGTTGTTAAACCTAAAGTATCATCACAAGCACAAGTTGAACAAGTTGGAATAGCAGG GAGACCAGTTCGTAGCAGTAAACAAAAAGCCTTAGATCAAGTTAAATATTGGTGTGGTACAATGAAAGCGACTGAAGAAGTTGTTGAAAGTAAACCTACTCAACCAAACATTCTAAAACGGGATTACCTTATGTTGGAAGATGAAGAAGAGGACGAAGACACTCCAGtgttgaagaaaaaatattttcatccaGATTCTGAAGATGAAGACTGGGATGATCCATCATTGCATAAATCTAATGCATCAATTAGTGAAAATGAAGAACCCAATTCAAATTTAggaaaaattactataagaa gtcAACTAACAATGGAAGAACGCATAAAGTATAATGTTTCAAGAAGTATCACAAGAACATCAGTATTTCCTGTAGTAAAACGAGAAGAacggattaaaaaaattaaaacacatctATCGCATTTTAACAACTATCACAGAAATTCTGATATTGGTTTCTTACAAATTTCACCACATTTAACTCAa gtaacTGTAGCTTCATCAAAAGGTTTAGTGAAATTAGAAACTAATCAAGTTCCACTATCaggcatatatttatattctaacaaTGAAGGATATACTAGATTAAATGTTAGTGATAAGACTCAAAGTATGATGTTCATGATGAAGAATAGAGATGATCCAAGAAAAGGCAAAGTGGTTTATGCTGATGGAGCTCAAGCTCTGCAACCTCCAAAAAAAACTCTTGATCTATCCAAAGCTAGAGAAGCTGTACACCAGTCATCTCCTTTAATGAAATCCTATGCTAAGAA ACCATTTGTTCCACCCACAAAAATCCAAGCTGCTGTAAAACCTAGACCATTTTTACATAAAGTTGCTGCTGCTAATCCAGAATTTGAAAAATCGTTACTTCAG aaaCACCAAGGTTCTCCAGGGATGaaaactcataataataaaatgactttTGTTCCGCATATGATAAGGCCTAATCCTAATAACAGAGTAGTCCAAcaag ATGTTTCAATTCCACCTAATAGTCCAAATAGACCATTAACACTTTGTCCTACAACTGGAAAAAGATTAATGAAAGCTGAAGGTGAAAAAACTCCAGAGCCTACTCCACCGTCAAGCCCtaaaacaatgataactattgaTGAATCATTAATGGGTAGACAACATGACAATTCTTCTTtaccaacaataattaaa TTGGAACCTGGATCTGGACATTTAGGAAATCAAAATCCTATGATGTCTATTGGTGAACCTGAAAAAGTGAACATAAATCGTACACCTCAGATGCAACATCATCAAGCTAGACAaagttttgttaattataaagacATTCCAACTGCTTCAAACTCTGGTTTACGtatgaaaaaaactaattcaaGACCCAATAATAACAG taataaatcaCTGCACGTAAGCTCTGGAATTACAAAATCCCATAGTTCTCTAAACGTTCCAGCTcgaaaaattcaacaaaaacagcaacaacaacaacaacaacaacaacagcagcagcagcagcaacaacaacagcaacaacatCATGAACAACAAATTACTCAAGCCTTCCCAGGACAACAAGCTATACTGACAGATGAATCTGGTCGTTTATTATTGTCTGCTGAAGATGCCGAGAGTATGATTACTATAACAGGAGAAGATGGCATGCTCTATcag gtTTCTGCCGCCCAAATAGCTGCTAGTGGAGGTGCAGTATTATTAGGTGGAAATGAAGGAGAAGGGTCACAGTGTGTATACCTTACTGAAGATGGTAATAGTATGATACAAACCAACCAAACTCAAGAAGGAATGTTAGCATTAGATGATTTTGGCAATACTGTTGGTCAACTAATGCCACATCAG CTGGACTTGGGAAATTTGGTGACTGATGATGCcggtaatatgtatatgaaagATAATGAAACTGGTCAATATGTACCTGTATCGGCAACAGAACAAGGAGGTCAAGTTGTTATTCAAACAAATGAAAACTTTGTTCAAGAACCTCAAGTTATACAAGAAGAATCAGATCAATTAGTAGCACAAATTGTTGATGCTGGAGAACCAAATCCTGCAG gCGGTCCTCGAAGGGTCGTGTTGCAATTACCTGATGGTAATTTAATGGTAACCGAAATGGACGAAGAACAGTTTGCTGCTTTGGATATGGATAAatag
- the LOC114126509 gene encoding uncharacterized protein LOC114126509 isoform X2 → MSTEVDEGVTTKVDEVDGSAATAAKEELTNVDVLVCGLCHIGFHFVEEFQEHKLGGTCKKVSAYRDQKQKEEKKKPPILGFLLWKNSQTKQIAENEESWKVYQMWCMLPEGVKESWIEAGKIINTCDELAKSIPDKIIKIEPSTSNGNLDEPPPSMKPSGEFPSGQEFVVERVVARRFNQKKKQFEYLLKWEGYPPEQNTWEPADNMSACTHLIKQYEDTLLKNGSISNSGKRAGPGRPRKIEQIQNMGVVKPKVSSQAQVEQVGIAGRPVRSSKQKALDQVKYWCGTMKATEEVVESKPTQPNILKRDYLMLEDEEEDEDTPVLKKKYFHPDSEDEDWDDPSLHKSNASISENEEPNSNLGKITIRSQLTMEERIKYNVSRSITRTSVFPVVKREERIKKIKTHLSHFNNYHRNSDIGFLQISPHLTQVTVASSKGLVKLETNQVPLSGIYLYSNNEGYTRLNVSDKTQSMMFMMKNRDDPRKGKVVYADGAQALQPPKKTLDLSKAREAVHQSSPLMKSYAKKPFVPPTKIQAAVKPRPFLHKVAAANPEFEKSLLQKHQGSPGMKTHNNKMTFVPHMIRPNPNNRVVQQGAYAYNALEQLEFWEDTASDTDDGGLSDHFPSEDVSIPPNSPNRPLTLCPTTGKRLMKAEGEKTPEPTPPSSPKTMITIDESLMGRQHDNSSLPTIIKLEPGSGHLGNQNPMMSIGEPEKVNINRTPQMQHHQARQSFVNYKDIPTASNSGLRMKKTNSRPNNNSNKSLHVSSGITKSHSSLNVPARKIQQKQQQQQQQQQQQQQQQQQQQQHHEQQITQAFPGQQAILTDESGRLLLSAEDAESMITITGEDGMLYQVSAAQIAASGGAVLLGGNEGEGSQCVYLTEDGNSMIQTNQTQEGMLALDDFGNTVGQLMPHQLDLGNLVTDDAGNMYMKDNETGQYVPVSATEQGGQVVIQTNENFVQEPQVIQEESDQLVAQIVDAGEPNPAGGPRRVVLQLPDGNLMVTEMDEEQFAALDMDK, encoded by the exons atgaGTACTGAAGTAGATGAAGGAGTAACTACAAAAGTTGATGAAGTGGACGGATCTGCCGCAACTG cTGCTAAAGAAGAGCTTACCAATGTTGATGTGTTAGTATGTGGCTTATGCCATATAGGATTTCATTTTGTAGAAGAATTTCAAGAACATAAACTAGGAGGAACATGTAAAAAAGTATCTGCATATCGAGATCAAAAGCAAAAG gaGGAAAAGAAAAAACCACCGATTCTTGGATTTTTACTATGGAAAAACTCTCAAACTaaacaaatag ccGAAAATGAAGAATCATGGAAAGTGTATCAAATGTGGTGCATGCTACCCGAAGGTGTAAAAGAAAGTTGGATAGAAGCtggcaaaattattaatacttgtgATGAGTTAGCTAAAAGTATTCCTGATAAG attattaaaattgaaccaAGTACATCAAACGGCAATTTAGATGAACCGCCACCGAGTATGAAACCTAGTGGGGAATTTCCTTCAGGCCAAGAGTTTGTAGTTGAAAGAGTTGTTGCACGCCGttttaatcagaaaaaaaaacaatttgaatatttattgaaatgggAAGGTTATCCTCCTGAACAGAATACTTGGGAGCCAGCAGATAATATGAGCGCTTGTACCCatcttataaaacaatacgaggatacattattaaaaaatggttcTATTTCTAACTCTGGAAAGAGGGCTGGACCTGGACGCCCACGAAAGATTGAACAGATCCAAAATATGGGGGTTGTTAAACCTAAAGTATCATCACAAGCACAAGTTGAACAAGTTGGAATAGCAGG GAGACCAGTTCGTAGCAGTAAACAAAAAGCCTTAGATCAAGTTAAATATTGGTGTGGTACAATGAAAGCGACTGAAGAAGTTGTTGAAAGTAAACCTACTCAACCAAACATTCTAAAACGGGATTACCTTATGTTGGAAGATGAAGAAGAGGACGAAGACACTCCAGtgttgaagaaaaaatattttcatccaGATTCTGAAGATGAAGACTGGGATGATCCATCATTGCATAAATCTAATGCATCAATTAGTGAAAATGAAGAACCCAATTCAAATTTAggaaaaattactataagaa gtcAACTAACAATGGAAGAACGCATAAAGTATAATGTTTCAAGAAGTATCACAAGAACATCAGTATTTCCTGTAGTAAAACGAGAAGAacggattaaaaaaattaaaacacatctATCGCATTTTAACAACTATCACAGAAATTCTGATATTGGTTTCTTACAAATTTCACCACATTTAACTCAa gtaacTGTAGCTTCATCAAAAGGTTTAGTGAAATTAGAAACTAATCAAGTTCCACTATCaggcatatatttatattctaacaaTGAAGGATATACTAGATTAAATGTTAGTGATAAGACTCAAAGTATGATGTTCATGATGAAGAATAGAGATGATCCAAGAAAAGGCAAAGTGGTTTATGCTGATGGAGCTCAAGCTCTGCAACCTCCAAAAAAAACTCTTGATCTATCCAAAGCTAGAGAAGCTGTACACCAGTCATCTCCTTTAATGAAATCCTATGCTAAGAA ACCATTTGTTCCACCCACAAAAATCCAAGCTGCTGTAAAACCTAGACCATTTTTACATAAAGTTGCTGCTGCTAATCCAGAATTTGAAAAATCGTTACTTCAG aaaCACCAAGGTTCTCCAGGGATGaaaactcataataataaaatgactttTGTTCCGCATATGATAAGGCCTAATCCTAATAACAGAGTAGTCCAAcaag GTGCTTACGCTTATAACGCCCTAGAGCAGTTAGAATTTTGGGAAGACACGGCATCCGACACTGATGACGGCGGCCTGTCGGACCATTTCCCATCAGAAG ATGTTTCAATTCCACCTAATAGTCCAAATAGACCATTAACACTTTGTCCTACAACTGGAAAAAGATTAATGAAAGCTGAAGGTGAAAAAACTCCAGAGCCTACTCCACCGTCAAGCCCtaaaacaatgataactattgaTGAATCATTAATGGGTAGACAACATGACAATTCTTCTTtaccaacaataattaaa TTGGAACCTGGATCTGGACATTTAGGAAATCAAAATCCTATGATGTCTATTGGTGAACCTGAAAAAGTGAACATAAATCGTACACCTCAGATGCAACATCATCAAGCTAGACAaagttttgttaattataaagacATTCCAACTGCTTCAAACTCTGGTTTACGtatgaaaaaaactaattcaaGACCCAATAATAACAG taataaatcaCTGCACGTAAGCTCTGGAATTACAAAATCCCATAGTTCTCTAAACGTTCCAGCTcgaaaaattcaacaaaaacagcaacaacaacaacaacaacaacaacagcagcagcagcagcaacaacaacagcaacaacatCATGAACAACAAATTACTCAAGCCTTCCCAGGACAACAAGCTATACTGACAGATGAATCTGGTCGTTTATTATTGTCTGCTGAAGATGCCGAGAGTATGATTACTATAACAGGAGAAGATGGCATGCTCTATcag gtTTCTGCCGCCCAAATAGCTGCTAGTGGAGGTGCAGTATTATTAGGTGGAAATGAAGGAGAAGGGTCACAGTGTGTATACCTTACTGAAGATGGTAATAGTATGATACAAACCAACCAAACTCAAGAAGGAATGTTAGCATTAGATGATTTTGGCAATACTGTTGGTCAACTAATGCCACATCAG CTGGACTTGGGAAATTTGGTGACTGATGATGCcggtaatatgtatatgaaagATAATGAAACTGGTCAATATGTACCTGTATCGGCAACAGAACAAGGAGGTCAAGTTGTTATTCAAACAAATGAAAACTTTGTTCAAGAACCTCAAGTTATACAAGAAGAATCAGATCAATTAGTAGCACAAATTGTTGATGCTGGAGAACCAAATCCTGCAG gCGGTCCTCGAAGGGTCGTGTTGCAATTACCTGATGGTAATTTAATGGTAACCGAAATGGACGAAGAACAGTTTGCTGCTTTGGATATGGATAAatag
- the LOC114126509 gene encoding uncharacterized protein LOC114126509 isoform X1 yields MSTEVDEGVTTKVDEVDGSAATGNTAAKEELTNVDVLVCGLCHIGFHFVEEFQEHKLGGTCKKVSAYRDQKQKEEKKKPPILGFLLWKNSQTKQIAENEESWKVYQMWCMLPEGVKESWIEAGKIINTCDELAKSIPDKIIKIEPSTSNGNLDEPPPSMKPSGEFPSGQEFVVERVVARRFNQKKKQFEYLLKWEGYPPEQNTWEPADNMSACTHLIKQYEDTLLKNGSISNSGKRAGPGRPRKIEQIQNMGVVKPKVSSQAQVEQVGIAGRPVRSSKQKALDQVKYWCGTMKATEEVVESKPTQPNILKRDYLMLEDEEEDEDTPVLKKKYFHPDSEDEDWDDPSLHKSNASISENEEPNSNLGKITIRSQLTMEERIKYNVSRSITRTSVFPVVKREERIKKIKTHLSHFNNYHRNSDIGFLQISPHLTQVTVASSKGLVKLETNQVPLSGIYLYSNNEGYTRLNVSDKTQSMMFMMKNRDDPRKGKVVYADGAQALQPPKKTLDLSKAREAVHQSSPLMKSYAKKPFVPPTKIQAAVKPRPFLHKVAAANPEFEKSLLQKHQGSPGMKTHNNKMTFVPHMIRPNPNNRVVQQGAYAYNALEQLEFWEDTASDTDDGGLSDHFPSEDVSIPPNSPNRPLTLCPTTGKRLMKAEGEKTPEPTPPSSPKTMITIDESLMGRQHDNSSLPTIIKLEPGSGHLGNQNPMMSIGEPEKVNINRTPQMQHHQARQSFVNYKDIPTASNSGLRMKKTNSRPNNNSNKSLHVSSGITKSHSSLNVPARKIQQKQQQQQQQQQQQQQQQQQQQQHHEQQITQAFPGQQAILTDESGRLLLSAEDAESMITITGEDGMLYQVSAAQIAASGGAVLLGGNEGEGSQCVYLTEDGNSMIQTNQTQEGMLALDDFGNTVGQLMPHQLDLGNLVTDDAGNMYMKDNETGQYVPVSATEQGGQVVIQTNENFVQEPQVIQEESDQLVAQIVDAGEPNPAGGPRRVVLQLPDGNLMVTEMDEEQFAALDMDK; encoded by the exons atgaGTACTGAAGTAGATGAAGGAGTAACTACAAAAGTTGATGAAGTGGACGGATCTGCCGCAACTGGTAAtacag cTGCTAAAGAAGAGCTTACCAATGTTGATGTGTTAGTATGTGGCTTATGCCATATAGGATTTCATTTTGTAGAAGAATTTCAAGAACATAAACTAGGAGGAACATGTAAAAAAGTATCTGCATATCGAGATCAAAAGCAAAAG gaGGAAAAGAAAAAACCACCGATTCTTGGATTTTTACTATGGAAAAACTCTCAAACTaaacaaatag ccGAAAATGAAGAATCATGGAAAGTGTATCAAATGTGGTGCATGCTACCCGAAGGTGTAAAAGAAAGTTGGATAGAAGCtggcaaaattattaatacttgtgATGAGTTAGCTAAAAGTATTCCTGATAAG attattaaaattgaaccaAGTACATCAAACGGCAATTTAGATGAACCGCCACCGAGTATGAAACCTAGTGGGGAATTTCCTTCAGGCCAAGAGTTTGTAGTTGAAAGAGTTGTTGCACGCCGttttaatcagaaaaaaaaacaatttgaatatttattgaaatgggAAGGTTATCCTCCTGAACAGAATACTTGGGAGCCAGCAGATAATATGAGCGCTTGTACCCatcttataaaacaatacgaggatacattattaaaaaatggttcTATTTCTAACTCTGGAAAGAGGGCTGGACCTGGACGCCCACGAAAGATTGAACAGATCCAAAATATGGGGGTTGTTAAACCTAAAGTATCATCACAAGCACAAGTTGAACAAGTTGGAATAGCAGG GAGACCAGTTCGTAGCAGTAAACAAAAAGCCTTAGATCAAGTTAAATATTGGTGTGGTACAATGAAAGCGACTGAAGAAGTTGTTGAAAGTAAACCTACTCAACCAAACATTCTAAAACGGGATTACCTTATGTTGGAAGATGAAGAAGAGGACGAAGACACTCCAGtgttgaagaaaaaatattttcatccaGATTCTGAAGATGAAGACTGGGATGATCCATCATTGCATAAATCTAATGCATCAATTAGTGAAAATGAAGAACCCAATTCAAATTTAggaaaaattactataagaa gtcAACTAACAATGGAAGAACGCATAAAGTATAATGTTTCAAGAAGTATCACAAGAACATCAGTATTTCCTGTAGTAAAACGAGAAGAacggattaaaaaaattaaaacacatctATCGCATTTTAACAACTATCACAGAAATTCTGATATTGGTTTCTTACAAATTTCACCACATTTAACTCAa gtaacTGTAGCTTCATCAAAAGGTTTAGTGAAATTAGAAACTAATCAAGTTCCACTATCaggcatatatttatattctaacaaTGAAGGATATACTAGATTAAATGTTAGTGATAAGACTCAAAGTATGATGTTCATGATGAAGAATAGAGATGATCCAAGAAAAGGCAAAGTGGTTTATGCTGATGGAGCTCAAGCTCTGCAACCTCCAAAAAAAACTCTTGATCTATCCAAAGCTAGAGAAGCTGTACACCAGTCATCTCCTTTAATGAAATCCTATGCTAAGAA ACCATTTGTTCCACCCACAAAAATCCAAGCTGCTGTAAAACCTAGACCATTTTTACATAAAGTTGCTGCTGCTAATCCAGAATTTGAAAAATCGTTACTTCAG aaaCACCAAGGTTCTCCAGGGATGaaaactcataataataaaatgactttTGTTCCGCATATGATAAGGCCTAATCCTAATAACAGAGTAGTCCAAcaag GTGCTTACGCTTATAACGCCCTAGAGCAGTTAGAATTTTGGGAAGACACGGCATCCGACACTGATGACGGCGGCCTGTCGGACCATTTCCCATCAGAAG ATGTTTCAATTCCACCTAATAGTCCAAATAGACCATTAACACTTTGTCCTACAACTGGAAAAAGATTAATGAAAGCTGAAGGTGAAAAAACTCCAGAGCCTACTCCACCGTCAAGCCCtaaaacaatgataactattgaTGAATCATTAATGGGTAGACAACATGACAATTCTTCTTtaccaacaataattaaa TTGGAACCTGGATCTGGACATTTAGGAAATCAAAATCCTATGATGTCTATTGGTGAACCTGAAAAAGTGAACATAAATCGTACACCTCAGATGCAACATCATCAAGCTAGACAaagttttgttaattataaagacATTCCAACTGCTTCAAACTCTGGTTTACGtatgaaaaaaactaattcaaGACCCAATAATAACAG taataaatcaCTGCACGTAAGCTCTGGAATTACAAAATCCCATAGTTCTCTAAACGTTCCAGCTcgaaaaattcaacaaaaacagcaacaacaacaacaacaacaacaacagcagcagcagcagcaacaacaacagcaacaacatCATGAACAACAAATTACTCAAGCCTTCCCAGGACAACAAGCTATACTGACAGATGAATCTGGTCGTTTATTATTGTCTGCTGAAGATGCCGAGAGTATGATTACTATAACAGGAGAAGATGGCATGCTCTATcag gtTTCTGCCGCCCAAATAGCTGCTAGTGGAGGTGCAGTATTATTAGGTGGAAATGAAGGAGAAGGGTCACAGTGTGTATACCTTACTGAAGATGGTAATAGTATGATACAAACCAACCAAACTCAAGAAGGAATGTTAGCATTAGATGATTTTGGCAATACTGTTGGTCAACTAATGCCACATCAG CTGGACTTGGGAAATTTGGTGACTGATGATGCcggtaatatgtatatgaaagATAATGAAACTGGTCAATATGTACCTGTATCGGCAACAGAACAAGGAGGTCAAGTTGTTATTCAAACAAATGAAAACTTTGTTCAAGAACCTCAAGTTATACAAGAAGAATCAGATCAATTAGTAGCACAAATTGTTGATGCTGGAGAACCAAATCCTGCAG gCGGTCCTCGAAGGGTCGTGTTGCAATTACCTGATGGTAATTTAATGGTAACCGAAATGGACGAAGAACAGTTTGCTGCTTTGGATATGGATAAatag